A genomic region of Palaemon carinicauda isolate YSFRI2023 chromosome 22, ASM3689809v2, whole genome shotgun sequence contains the following coding sequences:
- the LOC137615895 gene encoding uncharacterized protein translates to METATSGSCTSALLSGWIARFGIPEHITSDMGTTLTSQLWSLLRNLLGITLHQTSTYNPAANRIVERFHCTLRVAFMSRCKNSGWVTKLPWVLLWLRTTPKDALDISAAEMVYGDPLVVPAEFFPSATSSDNLQCLYYIVEVTLCCQSYKPPAMQHIPSYLNSATDVFLHNNTNKPPLMPLHGPFPCDPLQSEGFLNQHSRQRRLCLH, encoded by the coding sequence atggaaactgcaacgtccggttcatgtacatcagccttactctcagggtggatagcgagatttggtatccctgagcatatcacttctgacatgggtaccactctcacctctcaattgtggtcatTACTTAGGAATCtactgggaatcaccctacatcagacatccacctacaaccctgctgccaacagaattgttgaacgttttcattgtacCCTCAGAGTAGCttttatgtcccgctgcaagaactcCGGTTGGGTTAcaaagcttccctgggtcctcctgtggctaaggaccactcctaaagacgccctggatatctcggcagctgaaatggtgtatggcgacccattggtcgtccctgcagaatttttcccgtctgcaacctcctccgacaatcttcagTGCTTATATTACATTGTGGAAGTTACTCTATGTTGCCaatcttacaagcccccagctatgCAACACATACCATCATATTTGAACTCAGCAACGGACGTGTTCCTGCACAACaacactaacaagccaccgctaatgcccttacacgggccatttccttgtgatccattgcaatctgaaggctttcttaatcaacattcaagacaaagaagactgtgtctccattga